The sequence GACTTATCGAAAATTCGGTCAAGTTGAGTATACAAGATTATCTACATTGGGGTTTTGATAGCAAAAGGTTGATGGGTCTTTGTCTAATTCCCAATCCTTTGCATATTTATGATAACCAACAAGCCTTAAGGTATATGTTCCATTCATCTTGTTCTCCTTGATCATCTTGCCAGTAAGTTCTCCAGATGCCCTTCTGTATTTCATACTTCCAGTTTTTTCAAGGATTATGGGAACCTTTATCATCTTTTTATCCATAGATTCCAAATAAAGCTCTAATAACTTTCCAGATTCATCTGTCATCTGTTCTGAATATTCTATGGTTATTGTGATAGTGCTTGTGCCAAAGGAAGATGAGGTTGTGGATGTGCTTCTTGTGGGATTTGGGGGGTCTTTTTGATAGGGGTTGTCTTTATCATTATCCTTCCAAGAACTTTCGTATTTCTTCTTTCCTCGTTGTGTTGCTGTTACCTTCTTAACATAAGGAGGAACAGGGCCATAGTAGTGTTTGAGGATGTCTTGGTAGGTTAAATAATAAGGTTTTTCAGCCAAGCTTTTTGCTCCATATTGGGAGAGGCCAGCTCCGTGGCCTCCCTTGCCAGGTTGATTA comes from bacterium and encodes:
- a CDS encoding SpoIID/LytB domain-containing protein, which codes for MRLSVITILFLLTQSIFALKEIEIEPIDCPPEITIKISKPTGTYTVGSIATLQFEEYLKGVVPAEINPDWDAEALKAQAVVARTYAVYWKNGKVHSDGKYLCNTECCQVWKSPQDFKNGVYPSSTNKAVNDTAGLGITYNNEIIDSTFFSHSGDYYEGKLIPEHYTSNTEYIWKNYFPERRKTITPENNQPGKGGHGAGLSQYGAKSLAEKPYYLTYQDILKHYYGPVPPYVKKVTATQRGKKKYESSWKDNDKDNPYQKDPPNPTRSTSTTSSSFGTSTITITIEYSEQMTDESGKLLELYLESMDKKMIKVPIILEKTGSMKYRRASGELTGKMIKENKMNGTYTLRLVGYHKYAKDWELDKDPSTFCYQNPNVDNLVYST